In the genome of Paroceanicella profunda, one region contains:
- a CDS encoding cupin domain-containing protein has product MSGPRVEQSGLGAAPYHAQGASLSVDLGWLEAEAPEATGPEEMLAVLEGALTLTCDGARHALSAGQGALIPAGARRALVPQGRALLYRVRAAG; this is encoded by the coding sequence ATGAGCGGCCCGCGCGTCGAACAGTCCGGCCTGGGCGCCGCCCCCTACCACGCGCAGGGCGCTTCCCTCTCGGTCGATCTCGGCTGGCTCGAAGCCGAGGCGCCGGAGGCCACCGGCCCCGAGGAGATGCTTGCCGTGCTCGAAGGCGCGCTCACCCTCACCTGCGACGGCGCGCGCCACGCGCTTTCCGCCGGACAGGGCGCGCTGATCCCCGCCGGGGCGCGCCGGGCGCTCGTGCCCCAGGGCCGCGCGCTCCTCTACCGGGTGAGGGCGGCAGGATGA
- a CDS encoding dihydroorotate dehydrogenase, with product MVSSTAPDLSVRIGSLTLKNPVMPASGTIAEGMTQVIDMGRLGAIVLKTITPDLRQGTLPPRVAEYRDATLFSIGIPSKGPDYLLEHTLPAYAACDAPLIASVSADTAEDFGKLAAYISDPRIAAIEANISCPNLKADGRAFGMDPEATREVIERMVAATRTPVWAKLTPNVGDITVFARVAEEAGAEALIVGNAILGMAVNAETMRPRLGNVMGGLTGPAVKPILLRMVHQCAKAVRIPVIGCGGITCGEDAVEYMLAGATAVQVGTANFIHPHTMTEAVDWIAEYCTRHGLSAAREITGALRPLHAPATAPTETV from the coding sequence ATGGTAAGCTCCACTGCACCGGACCTTTCGGTCCGCATCGGCTCGCTCACGCTGAAGAACCCGGTCATGCCCGCCTCCGGCACCATTGCCGAGGGCATGACGCAGGTGATCGACATGGGCCGGCTCGGCGCCATCGTGCTCAAGACCATCACGCCGGACCTGCGCCAGGGCACCCTGCCGCCGCGGGTGGCGGAATATCGCGACGCGACGCTGTTCTCCATCGGCATCCCCTCCAAGGGGCCCGATTACCTGCTGGAGCATACGCTGCCGGCCTATGCGGCCTGCGACGCGCCGCTCATCGCCTCGGTTTCGGCCGATACGGCGGAGGATTTCGGCAAGCTCGCCGCCTATATCTCCGACCCGCGCATCGCCGCGATCGAGGCCAACATCTCCTGCCCCAACCTCAAGGCCGACGGCCGCGCCTTCGGAATGGACCCGGAGGCGACGCGCGAGGTGATCGAGCGCATGGTGGCGGCCACCCGCACACCGGTCTGGGCCAAGCTCACGCCCAACGTGGGCGACATCACCGTCTTCGCCCGGGTGGCGGAGGAGGCGGGGGCCGAGGCCCTGATCGTCGGCAACGCCATCCTCGGCATGGCGGTCAACGCGGAGACCATGCGCCCGCGCCTCGGCAACGTGATGGGCGGGCTCACCGGCCCGGCGGTAAAGCCCATCCTGCTGCGCATGGTCCACCAGTGCGCGAAGGCGGTGCGCATCCCGGTCATCGGCTGCGGCGGCATCACCTGCGGAGAGGATGCGGTGGAATACATGCTCGCCGGGGCCACGGCCGTGCAGGTGGGCACGGCGAATTTCATCCACCCCCACACGATGACCGAGGCGGTGGACTGGATCGCCGAGTACTGCACCCGCCACGGCCTTTCCGCCGCGCGCGAGATCACCGGCGCGCTGCGCCCGCTCCACGCCCCCGCCACAGCCCCGACGGAGACCGTATGA
- a CDS encoding TRAP transporter large permease, whose amino-acid sequence MVEWQFALLVMFGGVVGFLLLGLPVVFSFLTVNIIGALIFLGGDLGLLQMVRNMRSAVAQYALVPIPLFVLMGEVMLHTGMAARSINAIDRVISRVPGRLSMVAVIGGTVFSSLSGSTLANAAVLGKTLLPEMRARGYAPTIAIGPILAVGGVAMLIPPSGLAVMLGSLARISINDLLLTAIVPGILMAIAFFAYIAIRCRMNPALAPAYEVEALPLRDRLMPLVKYVLPLVGIFVVVVGSMMTGVATPTESAALGVIASVIAGACYRSVTLANMKEAVIETLKFSAMILFVICASGTFSQILAFSGATQAVADLVTTFGLAPLAMTVAMLSVLVLLGCFMDQVSMMMLTLPVFMPIIAATGIDPLWFGVLMLIALEISLCTPPFGLLLFVMQGVAGRETPISTIYAAVVPFLILEFAVMALLVIFPGLVQWLPDLLR is encoded by the coding sequence ATGGTCGAATGGCAATTCGCACTGCTGGTGATGTTCGGCGGGGTGGTGGGGTTCCTGCTGCTCGGCCTGCCGGTGGTCTTCTCCTTCCTCACGGTCAACATCATCGGCGCGCTGATCTTCCTCGGCGGAGACCTCGGCCTGCTGCAGATGGTGCGCAACATGCGCTCGGCGGTGGCGCAATACGCGCTGGTGCCCATCCCGCTCTTCGTGCTGATGGGCGAGGTGATGCTGCACACCGGCATGGCCGCACGCTCGATCAACGCGATCGACCGGGTGATCTCCCGCGTGCCAGGCCGCCTCTCCATGGTGGCGGTGATCGGGGGCACGGTCTTTTCCTCGCTCTCCGGCTCCACGCTGGCGAATGCCGCCGTGCTGGGCAAGACCCTGCTGCCGGAGATGCGCGCGCGCGGCTATGCGCCCACCATCGCCATCGGGCCCATCCTCGCGGTGGGGGGCGTCGCGATGCTGATCCCGCCCTCCGGCCTCGCGGTGATGCTGGGCTCGCTGGCGCGCATCTCGATCAACGACCTGCTGCTGACGGCCATCGTGCCCGGCATCCTGATGGCCATCGCCTTCTTCGCCTACATCGCCATCCGCTGCCGGATGAACCCGGCCCTCGCGCCGGCCTATGAGGTGGAGGCGCTGCCGCTGCGCGACCGCCTCATGCCGCTGGTGAAATACGTGCTGCCACTGGTGGGCATCTTCGTGGTGGTGGTGGGCAGCATGATGACCGGCGTGGCCACGCCCACGGAATCCGCCGCCCTGGGGGTGATCGCCTCGGTGATCGCCGGGGCCTGCTACCGCTCGGTGACGCTGGCCAACATGAAGGAGGCGGTGATCGAGACGCTGAAATTCTCCGCCATGATCCTGTTCGTGATCTGCGCCTCGGGCACCTTCAGCCAGATCCTCGCCTTCTCCGGCGCAACCCAGGCGGTGGCCGATCTCGTCACCACCTTCGGGCTGGCACCGCTGGCGATGACGGTGGCCATGCTCTCGGTGCTGGTGCTGCTGGGCTGCTTCATGGACCAGGTGTCGATGATGATGCTCACCCTGCCGGTGTTCATGCCCATCATCGCCGCCACGGGCATCGACCCGCTGTGGTTCGGCGTGCTGATGCTCATCGCGCTGGAAATCAGCCTGTGCACGCCGCCCTTCGGCCTGCTGCTGTTCGTGATGCAGGGCGTGGCGGGGCGCGAGACGCCGATCTCGACCATCTACGCGGCGGTGGTGCCCTTCCTGATCCTCGAGTTCGCGGTGATGGCGCTGCTCGTCATCTTCCCCGGGCTCGTGCAATGGCTCCCGGACCTGCTCCGCTGA
- a CDS encoding LysE family translocator: MDLHAALALAGTTAALVALPGPNVALIIATTLGHGQRAGIATVLGTTLGVGLQLVLVALGLAALLEHAAGAFSWLRWLGVAYLFWLGWRSWRRGAAAAEMPAQEPRPSAGLLLRGLLVAAVNPKTLLFSAAFLPQFVGPDAGAAGLVQAAAVHLAVMLAGDLLWVTCAERARPALTRLGPLRHRLTGGLFFGAGAGLALARIGRQAATP; the protein is encoded by the coding sequence ATGGATCTTCACGCAGCTCTGGCGCTGGCCGGCACGACGGCGGCGCTCGTCGCCCTTCCCGGGCCGAACGTCGCCCTCATCATCGCCACCACTCTCGGGCACGGGCAGCGCGCGGGCATCGCCACGGTGCTCGGCACGACGCTGGGCGTGGGGCTGCAGCTCGTGCTGGTGGCGCTGGGGCTGGCGGCGCTGCTGGAGCACGCGGCCGGGGCCTTCTCCTGGCTGCGCTGGCTGGGGGTGGCCTACCTGTTCTGGCTCGGCTGGCGGTCATGGCGCCGGGGCGCGGCGGCGGCGGAGATGCCGGCGCAGGAGCCGCGGCCCTCGGCCGGGCTGCTGCTGCGCGGGCTGCTGGTGGCGGCGGTCAACCCGAAGACGCTGCTGTTCAGCGCCGCGTTCCTGCCGCAGTTCGTGGGCCCGGACGCGGGCGCCGCCGGGCTGGTGCAGGCGGCGGCGGTGCATCTGGCGGTGATGCTGGCGGGCGACCTGCTCTGGGTCACCTGCGCCGAGCGGGCGCGCCCGGCGCTCACCCGGCTCGGGCCGCTGCGCCACCGGCTCACCGGGGGGCTGTTCTTCGGTGCCGGAGCGGGGCTGGCGCTGGCGCGCATCGGGCGGCAGGCCGCAACGCCCTGA
- the dctP gene encoding TRAP transporter substrate-binding protein DctP, with protein sequence MKFTFAFALSAVALASAVSARADEATLRAATFTTINTTWGAPFKLFADHVNEVGKGEVKIDIIGPEALPATEQPNALRDGLIDIAVTVPGHYKQIVPEANAQDLSNMLLEEQRASGGYALLQDVIRQKLGAEMLTSYGPGVKFHLYLTEDIASAADLDGMRIRSQPLFNPFLAALGVSPMTLPIPDVYTALERGVVQGYAFPAWGIQDLGWDKMTRVRVEPGFYNVVVNVMMNEARWQGLTQAQRKVLTDSVAWFETTMQGYMADLSEQNAAAQDAAGIKAVDLGADFATRASDVYWDELEKISPDAIPALRAKLMK encoded by the coding sequence ATGAAGTTCACATTCGCCTTCGCGTTGTCGGCTGTTGCGCTGGCCTCCGCCGTCAGTGCCCGGGCCGACGAGGCCACCCTGCGGGCCGCCACCTTCACCACGATCAACACGACCTGGGGCGCGCCGTTCAAGCTGTTCGCCGATCACGTGAACGAGGTGGGCAAGGGCGAGGTGAAGATCGACATCATCGGCCCTGAGGCGCTGCCGGCCACCGAGCAGCCGAACGCCCTGCGCGACGGGCTCATCGACATCGCCGTCACCGTGCCCGGCCACTACAAGCAGATCGTGCCGGAGGCGAATGCGCAGGATCTCTCGAACATGCTGCTGGAGGAACAGCGCGCCTCCGGCGGATACGCCCTTCTGCAGGACGTGATCCGCCAGAAGCTGGGCGCGGAGATGCTCACCTCCTACGGGCCGGGGGTGAAGTTCCACCTCTACCTCACCGAGGACATCGCCTCCGCCGCCGACCTGGACGGCATGCGCATCCGCAGCCAGCCGCTGTTCAACCCGTTCCTCGCCGCGCTGGGGGTGAGCCCGATGACCCTGCCGATCCCGGATGTCTACACCGCGCTGGAACGCGGCGTGGTGCAGGGCTACGCCTTCCCCGCCTGGGGCATCCAGGACCTCGGCTGGGACAAGATGACCCGGGTCCGGGTGGAGCCCGGCTTCTACAACGTCGTGGTGAACGTGATGATGAACGAGGCGCGCTGGCAGGGCCTCACGCAGGCGCAGCGCAAGGTGCTGACGGACTCGGTCGCCTGGTTCGAGACCACCATGCAGGGCTACATGGCCGATCTCTCCGAGCAGAACGCCGCCGCCCAGGATGCCGCCGGCATCAAGGCGGTGGATCTCGGGGCGGATTTCGCCACCCGGGCGAGCGACGTCTACTGGGACGAGCTGGAGAAGATCAGCCCGGACGCCATCCCCGCCCTGCGCGCGAAGCTGATGAAGTGA
- a CDS encoding nuclear transport factor 2 family protein produces MTLEERLARLEACAAIAEVMERYATAADAKYTALRAKRARAEIDRAAAGQAACFAPDALWQGGDFGGDRQGRAAIEAFFRVSPWQFTAHHYGQPLIGVEGGSATASWRLLELGIREADGRVVLLTGRVAQSWAQLPEGWRIAAMRFESLHAISLADTPEALRCLIPAGESF; encoded by the coding sequence ATGACGCTGGAAGAGCGGCTCGCGCGGCTGGAGGCCTGCGCCGCCATCGCCGAAGTGATGGAGCGCTACGCCACCGCGGCCGATGCGAAATACACCGCCCTGCGCGCGAAGCGGGCCCGGGCGGAGATCGACCGTGCCGCCGCCGGTCAGGCCGCCTGCTTCGCCCCCGATGCCCTCTGGCAGGGCGGCGATTTCGGCGGTGACCGACAGGGCCGCGCGGCAATCGAGGCCTTCTTCCGCGTGAGCCCCTGGCAGTTCACCGCCCACCATTACGGCCAGCCGCTGATCGGGGTGGAGGGCGGCTCCGCCACCGCCTCCTGGCGGCTCCTCGAGCTCGGTATCCGCGAGGCGGATGGCCGTGTGGTCCTGCTCACCGGCCGCGTGGCCCAGAGCTGGGCACAGCTTCCCGAGGGCTGGCGCATCGCCGCGATGCGCTTCGAGAGCCTCCACGCCATCTCCCTTGCCGACACGCCCGAGGCGCTGCGCTGCCTCATCCCTGCCGGAGAGTCCTTCTGA
- a CDS encoding asparaginase, translated as MSARRVAVIGAGGTFAMMGAHARDWVDYGDTGIIRPVEEVLAELAPGLPGVEAVPHSFRTLPSTGITAADWCALGAEIAARGAEPGLSGIVVTHGTASMEETAFFTWLTCAAPLPVVFTGAQRPPNTEGSDAGPNLRAAIAAAASGRLAPGACLSMNATLFDARDVSKTANFALDAFEAPEFGPLGLVEADGTLRLARQAPPRPRRFALPADARALPRVDIAFSHAGADGAAIDAFIAAGARAIVSAGMPPGRCTPGERAALKRAVAAGVTVVQSSRAPRGRVPLQAYNTADGILSGGSLAPNKLRILLMLALAEAMPADALQALLLAC; from the coding sequence GTGAGCGCGCGGCGCGTCGCGGTCATCGGCGCGGGCGGCACCTTCGCGATGATGGGCGCGCATGCGCGCGACTGGGTGGATTACGGGGACACCGGCATCATCCGCCCGGTGGAGGAGGTGCTGGCCGAGCTCGCCCCCGGCCTGCCCGGTGTCGAGGCGGTGCCGCACTCCTTCCGCACCCTGCCCTCCACCGGCATCACCGCCGCCGACTGGTGCGCGCTCGGCGCGGAGATCGCCGCGCGGGGGGCGGAGCCGGGCCTTTCGGGCATCGTGGTCACCCACGGCACCGCCTCGATGGAGGAGACGGCGTTCTTCACCTGGCTCACCTGCGCGGCCCCTCTGCCGGTCGTCTTCACCGGGGCGCAGCGCCCGCCCAACACCGAAGGTTCCGACGCGGGCCCGAACCTGCGCGCCGCCATCGCCGCGGCGGCGAGCGGACGCCTCGCGCCCGGCGCCTGCCTGAGCATGAACGCCACGCTCTTCGATGCGCGTGACGTGAGCAAGACCGCGAATTTCGCCCTCGACGCCTTCGAGGCGCCCGAATTCGGCCCCCTCGGCCTCGTCGAGGCCGACGGCACCCTGCGCCTCGCCCGCCAGGCCCCGCCCCGCCCGCGCCGCTTCGCCCTGCCGGCCGATGCGCGCGCCCTGCCCCGGGTCGATATCGCCTTCTCTCACGCCGGGGCGGATGGTGCCGCCATCGATGCCTTCATCGCCGCCGGCGCCCGGGCCATCGTGAGTGCCGGAATGCCCCCGGGCCGCTGCACGCCGGGCGAGCGCGCCGCGCTGAAACGCGCCGTGGCGGCCGGGGTCACCGTCGTCCAGAGCTCCCGCGCCCCGCGCGGCCGCGTGCCGCTGCAGGCCTACAACACCGCAGACGGCATTCTTTCGGGCGGATCGCTCGCGCCCAACAAGCTGCGCATCCTCCTGATGCTGGCGCTGGCGGAAGCCATGCCCGCCGACGCGCTCCAGGCCCTGCTGCTGGCCTGCTGA
- a CDS encoding TRAP transporter small permease subunit, with product MMALARAYALFVAALAWVAGLLICFLVVAIGAEAILRSLGLGVIRGVVDLSEHAMFNIAVLAAPWILRHNLHIRVDVLVTHLPKRLGEAAELLTSLTGLVTCAVITWYGVRVFATSWSRGELIFSELIIPDWWLQWQIPLATALLAVEFARRVALAARPLRSGRAGPAEPMAPRIEDGI from the coding sequence ATGATGGCCCTCGCCCGCGCATACGCGCTCTTCGTCGCCGCACTCGCCTGGGTGGCGGGCCTGCTGATCTGCTTCCTCGTGGTCGCCATCGGCGCCGAGGCCATCCTGCGCAGCCTCGGGCTGGGGGTGATCCGCGGCGTGGTCGACCTCTCCGAGCACGCGATGTTCAACATCGCCGTGCTGGCCGCGCCCTGGATCCTGCGCCACAACCTGCACATCCGCGTGGACGTGCTCGTCACCCACCTGCCCAAGCGGCTGGGGGAGGCGGCGGAGCTGCTCACCAGCCTCACCGGCCTCGTCACCTGCGCGGTGATCACCTGGTACGGGGTGCGTGTCTTCGCCACCTCCTGGAGCCGGGGCGAGCTGATCTTCAGCGAGCTCATCATCCCGGACTGGTGGCTGCAGTGGCAGATTCCGCTCGCCACCGCGCTGCTGGCGGTGGAATTCGCCCGGCGGGTGGCGCTGGCCGCCCGTCCGCTCCGCTCCGGGCGCGCGGGCCCGGCCGAGCCGATGGCACCGCGCATCGAGGACGGGATCTGA
- a CDS encoding dihydroorotate dehydrogenase electron transfer subunit: MPDTALSPAPEARAGFPIEEALCEIVSNDAVNAEYRLMIARAPEAALRARAGQFFHLLCPATEAGQPFLRRPMSIYRIDRARGEIGFLYKVTGKGTRGLATLRPGETLNALGPLGRGFTLPQGTRHVMILGRGVGLATMAPLARLAAESGAAVTAVLSARSPELVMSRAELAAAGARVIEVVDTDGSSAPEEMEPHLTALHDERAFDYIATCGSNRLFRLARGLARSWGITGEIALEQHMGCGLGMCYACVIPVALPGGGEEYRRVCWDGPVFTLEEAMGW, from the coding sequence ATGCCCGACACCGCCCTGAGCCCCGCCCCCGAGGCGCGCGCCGGCTTTCCCATCGAGGAGGCGCTCTGCGAGATCGTCTCCAATGACGCGGTGAATGCCGAGTACCGGCTGATGATCGCCCGCGCCCCGGAGGCCGCCCTGCGCGCCCGGGCCGGGCAGTTCTTCCACCTGCTCTGCCCCGCCACCGAGGCCGGCCAGCCCTTCCTGCGCCGCCCGATGAGCATCTACCGCATCGACCGCGCCCGCGGCGAGATCGGCTTTCTCTACAAGGTCACCGGCAAGGGCACCCGCGGCCTCGCCACCCTGCGCCCGGGCGAGACGCTGAACGCCCTCGGGCCGCTGGGCCGCGGCTTCACCCTGCCGCAGGGCACGCGCCATGTGATGATCCTCGGCCGCGGCGTGGGCCTTGCCACCATGGCCCCGCTCGCCCGCCTCGCGGCGGAGAGCGGCGCCGCGGTCACCGCCGTGCTCAGCGCCCGCAGCCCGGAGCTGGTGATGTCGCGCGCCGAGCTTGCGGCCGCCGGCGCCCGGGTGATCGAGGTGGTCGACACCGACGGCTCCTCCGCCCCGGAGGAGATGGAGCCGCACCTCACGGCCCTGCACGACGAGCGCGCCTTCGATTACATCGCCACCTGCGGCTCCAACCGGCTGTTCCGCCTCGCGCGCGGGCTCGCCCGCTCCTGGGGCATCACCGGCGAGATCGCGCTGGAGCAGCACATGGGCTGCGGCCTGGGCATGTGCTACGCCTGCGTCATCCCCGTGGCGCTGCCCGGTGGGGGCGAGGAATACCGCCGGGTCTGCTGGGACGGCCCGGTCTTCACCCTCGAGGAGGCCATGGGATGGTAA
- a CDS encoding alpha-amylase family glycosyl hydrolase, with protein sequence MRQRLEALLATIYPAGQTAWLMGELEGRLARGNHAASRPAPKQIDESDVVLITYGDSVLDGDTVPLTALKAFMEGPAQGMFSAVHVLPFYPWTSDDGFSVTDYRAVDAKLGGWAEVADLAAHHDLMADAVVNHISAESAWFEAFRAGEEPYTGYFSTRDPAEDLSAVTRPRATPLLTPVETASGVKHVWTTFSADQVDLDYANPQVFLEVADLMLFYVEQGARLIRLDAIGFIWKEPGTSCMHLPQAHGIIQAIRMILDHVAPGTILITETNVPHADNISYFGDGTNEAHMVYQFPLPPLVMHAFLNGDGTKLKSWLSTLEPAPGDATFFNFLSSHDGVGLRPVEGLLDKAEIDAMVEHVRAGGGQVSMRATPTGESPYELNTTYLDGLSRPGDSAQTIAARMLAAQSILVALAGVPAVYVHSLLGSRNDTEGLARTGRARSINRAKLDRAALDADLANPTSLRARVFAGHRALLDLRRSLPAFHPKAAQEVLESAPGVFALRRGAGEDAVCVLVNLTDAACDVPLPQAAAGFARLLDPTGVEALSGAPGATIALPPYGVRWLTAR encoded by the coding sequence GTGAGACAGCGGCTTGAGGCCCTTCTGGCCACCATCTACCCCGCAGGCCAGACCGCCTGGCTGATGGGGGAGCTGGAAGGCCGCCTGGCCCGCGGCAACCATGCCGCCAGCCGCCCCGCCCCGAAACAGATCGACGAGTCGGACGTGGTGCTGATCACCTACGGCGATTCGGTCCTGGACGGGGACACCGTGCCGCTGACGGCGCTGAAGGCCTTCATGGAGGGCCCGGCGCAGGGCATGTTCAGCGCCGTGCACGTGCTGCCCTTCTACCCCTGGACCTCGGATGACGGCTTCTCCGTCACCGATTACCGGGCGGTGGACGCGAAGCTGGGCGGCTGGGCGGAGGTGGCCGACCTCGCCGCGCATCACGATCTGATGGCGGATGCGGTGGTCAACCACATCTCCGCCGAGAGCGCCTGGTTCGAAGCCTTCCGCGCCGGCGAAGAGCCCTACACCGGCTACTTCAGCACCCGCGACCCGGCGGAGGACCTCTCCGCCGTCACCCGCCCGCGCGCCACGCCGCTGCTCACCCCGGTGGAGACCGCCTCCGGCGTGAAGCATGTCTGGACCACGTTCAGCGCCGACCAGGTGGACCTGGACTACGCGAACCCGCAGGTGTTCCTGGAAGTGGCGGACCTGATGCTGTTCTACGTGGAGCAGGGCGCGCGCCTCATCCGGCTGGACGCCATCGGCTTCATCTGGAAGGAGCCGGGCACCAGCTGCATGCACCTGCCCCAGGCGCATGGCATCATCCAGGCGATCCGGATGATCCTCGACCATGTCGCCCCCGGCACGATCCTGATCACCGAGACCAACGTGCCGCATGCCGACAACATCAGCTATTTCGGCGACGGCACGAACGAAGCCCACATGGTCTACCAGTTCCCGCTGCCGCCGCTGGTGATGCATGCCTTCCTGAACGGGGACGGGACGAAGCTGAAATCCTGGCTCTCCACGCTGGAGCCGGCGCCGGGCGACGCGACCTTCTTCAACTTCCTCTCCTCGCATGACGGGGTGGGCCTGCGCCCGGTGGAAGGGCTGCTGGACAAGGCGGAAATCGACGCGATGGTGGAACACGTGCGCGCCGGGGGCGGGCAGGTGTCGATGCGCGCCACGCCGACCGGCGAGTCTCCCTATGAGCTGAACACCACTTATCTCGACGGCCTGTCCCGCCCGGGCGACAGCGCGCAGACCATCGCGGCGCGGATGCTGGCGGCGCAGAGCATCCTCGTGGCGCTGGCCGGGGTGCCGGCGGTCTACGTGCACTCGCTGCTCGGCTCGCGCAACGACACCGAGGGGCTGGCGCGCACCGGCCGGGCGCGCTCGATCAACCGCGCCAAGCTGGACCGGGCGGCGCTGGACGCGGATCTCGCCAATCCGACCAGCCTGCGCGCCCGCGTCTTCGCCGGCCACCGCGCGCTGCTGGACCTGCGCCGCAGCCTGCCGGCCTTCCACCCCAAGGCGGCGCAGGAGGTGCTGGAGAGCGCCCCCGGTGTCTTCGCGCTGCGGCGCGGCGCGGGGGAGGACGCGGTCTGCGTGCTGGTGAACCTCACCGACGCGGCGTGCGACGTGCCCCTTCCCCAGGCGGCAGCCGGGTTCGCCCGCCTGCTCGACCCGACGGGCGTGGAGGCCCTCTCCGGTGCGCCCGGCGCCACGATCGCCCTGCCGCCCTACGGCGTGCGCTGGCTGACCGCGCGCTGA
- a CDS encoding non-heme iron oxygenase ferredoxin subunit, which yields MTDSDWTRLCATGDVPEGEARSFTAAGKRLCVINDGAQFYVLDDLCTHGQAWLSEGYCDTEDCVIECPLHGGLFDYRNGKPAGDPAEKDAPTYAVRVEGEAVLVALAGAPA from the coding sequence ATGACCGACAGCGACTGGACCCGCCTCTGCGCCACCGGCGACGTGCCGGAGGGCGAGGCCCGCAGCTTCACCGCCGCCGGCAAGCGGCTCTGCGTCATCAACGACGGCGCGCAGTTCTACGTGCTCGACGACCTGTGCACCCATGGCCAGGCCTGGCTCTCCGAGGGCTATTGCGACACCGAGGATTGCGTCATCGAGTGCCCCCTCCACGGCGGGCTCTTCGACTACCGCAACGGCAAACCCGCCGGCGACCCGGCCGAGAAGGACGCCCCCACCTATGCCGTGCGCGTCGAGGGCGAGGCGGTTCTCGTGGCCCTCGCCGGGGCGCCGGCGTGA